TTGAGAGACTAAATACAGACAGAGGTGGAAGACAAAAGAGAGAGATGAACACATATGTATAGATGTATCACTCAAAAAACTTACTCTTTCTTTGATACACAGATAATCAGATTTGTATGAAATAGGAATGACTGTGGAATTAGGAAAATCATATGGCTGACAAAAACAAGAGGCTTTAAAGACAGTTACTACCATGGTTTCACTCACACTAATGTGATGATTTATCAAAAAGTATGTATATCCATCATTTATATGGACTTTTTTGAAACATGTagacagtgaaaaaaatcaacatttacAGTTACTGATGTACTAAGACATACTGTACCTCTTGCTTGAAAAAGATCAATCTCTTTGGTTAGGCAATCTATGTCTATCTGCAGCTGTCTGTTACAACTTCTTAACTGTTGCATTTCTTccagctgaaaaaataaatctgcctGTTAGACAAATTTTCCCAGTTTATGAACAGTTATCATTCACGCACAGGTAGACaacatttaattatttcagaaattatgATAAAAGAATCTTCCCTAATGACTACCTTTCTTTTAATCCAAGCATTATCTTAGAAAAAGCTTCCAGACCTACTGAATATTTCTCTCTCATCAGACTTCAGAGCAGACTGAACAACTCCAAACTTCAGTCAGGGCACAGCCAGTGGTCTGGTCCACCAGATCAATGGATGATCATCTAGCACTGAAAACTGGTTCATTAATTAGTTTCTTTGAGCTCAGTATATGCACCAAGACCAAAAGTACTTGGTGTGATAACAGTATGAGTATTAACTTGTAAGGACTATCACGCCAAACCTTTAGTGACTGCCTGTAAAAGCAGTTCTTCACAAAGCAACTAGCAAGCTGCAAGCTTGTGGTTAAATGACACATTTTTAGTCCTTACTCTGAACTCCACTGTTCACCAACTTAATTCTAACTATACTGCCTGTCCCTAGTATATTGTCAATATACAAACAAGTCTTCCTTCCATTTATTGTGCCAGACCACACTTGTGGTTAGGTTTATACCCTACAGATGTTTCAACTTACTGATGGAATTTGGGAAACAGAATTCGATCTTTTCAGGCGCCTTCGTGTTAGATTATTCTCCATTTCATTGACCTCTGATTTTAGTTTATccaactttttcttttgaacCTCAAGTTCTCGTTGAAGTCGCTCCATCCTGGCCTTCTGGTGTACCAGTAAAGCTGCAATACATAAAGTCCCATTTTATCTACTTTATTATCCTTCACATGGCAACATCAGATTAAGAAGCAAGTTGGCACTCTTTTgggaaaaacactgaaaaaaccaCTGCTACAGACTGCTTTTCCAATTTCCTCACAAGAAAAACTCTGCCATAAGACAGAAAGTGCTGTATTTTTGAAAACAGCACAAGCTAACTAAAGACAAGCAAATATGAGAAAGCCATACAATGCAATAAATGGCCATGCAAAATTTAACTGTAATCTTAAAAACCGACAAGACTAACTACCCAAAGGCAGgaacaaatatttctgtgtgtatTCATCTTAACTACTGTAAAACAGGTAGCATGAAGAGGATTTCAGACAACTGCAATATGGAGCTCTGCATATGCTTATTACAATTAGGATTGGATCCAGTGTTCATCATAGTACAAACCATCAAATGATACCAAATCATAAATAAGCACACCACTAGCAAACTGATACTTGTCAAAAGCTGGACTGTATGTCACTTTACCCCTAAACTATGGTGCAGAACCATTAGCTCAGCTTCTAATTTCTAACACTGGTTACTATTTGTAAAGCAAAAGGCACAAGGACACCTAATTTAGAAACAGTGAAGGTAGCAGAACTTCACAGTTTCAAACCACAgttttttaaatgtataaaGAACCTAAGTAGCAGATGACACAAATTCATGCAATCTAATGAGTTTATTTCACTGAAGGCAGGTTTACTATTAAATATAATCACAAAAGTAGATATCACTGCTCAAAGCAATAACCATCTtctataaaaatgtatttaattaaataaactaaagaataattttaatttctgcacaGCCATTCATTCATCCATCCACTAGTAATTCCTAAACTGTGATCATTTTCACAGACTATGTACCTTTATATCACCCTGGAAATTATAAAGAAGTAGCAATAACACggtattttaaaaaagactgaATTTGCCTTACAAAGTCTTTAAACCGAACTCCAGCTGGAACATGATGTTTAACTCCTCACAATTTCTTCAGGTACCAAAAAATTAGAAGCACTCAAATCTGGTTGCCTAGGTTTCCCAAATaatagcagagaaaaaaaaaacccccaaaacaacatCAAAAAGATGGAACGCTCCACATCTCTGGCAACTGACTTCTCCTGCAGATCCTGCCTGctcattcattcattcacaCATTGCATTTTGTCTTCCAGAGGTTCTTTAAAAGGAGGAACCATGCCAAACTATTTTTGAACAGTGTTACAGACCATACTGAGATCCAGCCTAGGCTTTTGAGTCACAAATGTTCACAAGATACTGAAATGACACCTAGCTTCTGCTACATTTTATTCAAATCACAGAAGTTTTCATAAACGGACACCTTTACTTTGGGTCACAGTAGTTGCACTACAGTAAAAATTGTAGCTGTGCTCATATGTAAAATCAAAACATAATAACTGAAACCTCAGTATAAAGATTTTTGTTGAAGACTTGAAATTATCAGGTAAGTATTCTCAGCAGACAGCCTCTCCTCTTGAAAAGCCttttacaaacagaaaatgaagctgCAAGTCTAAAGAAAGGAAATCAAAGACTATTTCGCCTCTACTCTGGTAGAGAGTGTACAAGTCCTTTTTCTTTCTACGTTTTATTTCCACTTTTAGACAGTCTCTTCTGTTTTCATTACCTTGGTAAGCCTGCTAAGGCAACACAGCTATGCTCTACTGCCCAGACCCAGAACTCCTCAGACATGTCAAATGGTGGATGCAGGCTGCTGCCAAGtagccagtgctgctggatgtGCCAGGTGAGGAGCATTGTTACCAGAATATCAGGTTGTATGGCATGGCCTCAAGAGTTCAACTATGACCAAAACTTTGCCTGTGCATCCCTCATCTCCTTTTTTAAACTActtttgtaaagaaaaagaacccaAGATTCCTCATTTTGATGTTCTCCCACTTGTGTGGTTTAGAAATTCAGCTGTCAGTATGGAACTGTACAAGGAGGAGAAGGCACTGATGGATGCCCCCAGCATTACTacatgcttttcattttcatgtcATGTCTGGAAAGTCATGCACTTTATTTTCCTAGGAACTTTGGGACTACCATCTCACAATTTCAAATCCCAATAGGTTTTAAAAACACACACTAAAAATTACCATTGCAATTAAAGAAGAATCACTTGACACTACTGCGCTATCCTTCTACTTATTAAAAGTAACTTTGATAAGGAACTTGAAAGATTGGTGTAAGCAGAGACTTTCATATACAATTtggtaattttgttttaataccAATTTGGTAGCTGCAGGAAAACAATGATAGGGGGAAGACAAAACCGTCCTATTTCAGTGTTGTAATTATGAATGGAAAGCCGTAATTTAAGTATTCAGCTCCCTCTAGCGTTGCTCAGAGCAACTGAAAACGTTTTCTCAAGTGCAAACAGGGTATTTGGCACATTTAGTTTTTTTATACTTCTGCATGTTTGCATTCAGCAGAGTACAGTACACTTCAATGCCCTGGCAGATGCCACTGTTTCCTCTGACAACCAAAGTGCACATTTTCACATAAAAGCTGTATATCATTATAATTACAGGAAGGAGCATAAAAGTCTGGAGGACAGAAGTTCACTCTTCCTCTCCCAGAGACCTTCTCAATCGGGCACTAAATATACCTTGAAGTTTGTAAATGTATGCATAATTGTTTTCTCAAAGACTCTGTGAATGTGAATTTTAACGTTAAGAGtatattttatcattttaaatgtttctaaGATAAATTCTAATCTAGGAATACAACGATTTCACCCTATCCTATAGACCTACACAGTTTTAAAATCTCTTAGTTTGTCAGATATGGAGGGGATTTCTGACAATGCAATTACACTGCGGCAGGAGGTTCATGAGAGTCTCACAACTTATGCTTGGGCATGTTGTCTAAACCTGAAGCTGCACAGAATTCAGTCATCTGATATGCAACTTTAATAGTTCAAACTGATTTCTTTGTTCTGTCTTTTCAATACTCTCTTCCCctaattttttaaaggaacatCAGTGAAGAGTGGGGCCTGATATACAGAGCCAAATATAAGGTGGTATTTTTTCTTAGACCATAtgggctcagagccccttggTGCATAGGCCACAGCTGTATCTTATTCAAGTCTTTTTACTTAAACATCTACGAGGACTGGCtaagaatgaaaaaaagttgtttcctgcagctttatttaattttttttaagtttcaaaGATCTCCAAGAAACCAAAGCAAGAGCTgtgcaaaatattaatttactaATCTagtttataaattaatttattcactTTAAAAACAGAGTGGCAAGAATTGCTAAGCAAACATGCTTCCACATATATAACTACAATTGGTACCAATGATTCACTCAACTTTGCACACCATCCTCTTTCAAGTTGAAGAAAACATTATGAAAACATCAGTCAGTCAAAGGCGTATAATATTTAACCAAAGGACTTAAGTTACCTAGTAAGAAAACATGCACCTAGTGATTTTATTATACAATTATGTATTTTCTTGAGAGGTTGCCTTCTCTTTATACAGATGGAAAGCGATACCCAGAATGAGCAACTATTAAATAACTGTTCAGCCTCACTACTCACCACATGACATGCATACATCACAAAAAGGTATCTGAGTACAGCATTTTCAATTTCTAACAAGATTCCAATTTTCCATCCATAAGACATGTTATACTAAACTAAATTATACATTGAAATCCCACTTAACTACTTCATATTAATAAAACTAATTATAAATTGTAATCTCTACTAAGTAATGGGAATATTCCTGCACACTGACAGAAGTGATACTGAACACATAAAAATGCATCCTCTTTTGGCTGTACTTCTGGGCATACATCTAGCATTACTCTTCTCACAGCACCATGAATTCTTACTGACTTTAACAGCAGACACATGCACTCGACACTTCCACAAGTGACTCCTCAGTATCTCAGACTAGAATCCTAGAAAATGAGAAACATCCCTCAGCAACCAGTTCTGAGAAGTCTGGTGACAGTGAGTTTCTCAGGATGACAGAGTAAGTGCCAGAGACACAAGCAAGCATTCCAGGAAAATGACATTGATCTTATCTGAGCAGTACCCACTCCTTTACACATTCTGTAACCTCCAGGTTTGGCAGCAAATAAGACAGATCTGGGGCAGCCTTCTACTACCCACTGCAACTTTCTTGGGAGGGAAACCAGAAATATCATGGAAGGAGACTGAGGTGCCTACACACACAGCAATTAAGCAAAGCTTCTTTCATGGCAAGCAGCAGCACCTACAGAGAAGTCAAACACATCTTCTGTTCTCCTGGGTTGGATCATgtatataaatgtaaaataaataaaaagagcaaaggaaatttcatttgacatcaaagcaactgcatCTTCCACcccaaggtttctttttccccaagCCAGTTTCAGTTCTCCCTGCCAAGATAAGGAGCACTCTGGTAGAAAGAGAAAAGCTGATAAAAATACATCTTTCTCTAATCATGGCCAGAGAAACTACTCATCTTCTCTggctaaaattaaaatgaaacaagCACCTTGCATGGAAGGATTCTGGCAGTCTGGCTAAATCATAAGCAATTTAGAATACAGAGAAAACATGAAGTAACTCAAATCCCTTTTTGTATGCAAGACGAAAAAGAAACCACTGCTAAGTATAAGAAACATGTTTAAAAGCAACAGTTAGGACTTCCAGATATCAATATCATACAGTAAGTCTATCACAGACTTCTCAACTTTACAGATATTaattaataacaaaaatgtAAGAAACACTGCACTTCTTGCAGCAGAAATGGAGCACACATGCCAGAAATCTCTACACGTAAAGAACTTCAGGACTATTAAGTGCACTTTCTAGTGAAGGACACAGAAGGAGGTGATTTCCTGAGGTCCCTAAAGTTGTACCAGCCCACATCATAGATCTACACATCATCTAATAGCTGCAGCTTGGCTTCAGGAAGAGCTGGGCTCCACAGCAACTATGAGGTCAATGCTTCTGGAACTCTAGGTTGTGTATCAAGCTTGCCTGACCTTGATAAACTGAATGCTGACACCTGCAGCTTGCGGAGAGGTCACAGTGGCCATCACTACCAAGGGTATGAGAGATAAAAAGGTAGAACTGGTAGAAGTCAGTGccctcagaaaggaaaaacagacaaaagGGACAACTCTCCAAAATGAGCAGTTTTATCAAGCCCCTAAAAAGTATCCAACTTGCTTGGGAAGCAAGTTCATGACCTAAAAGACTGTTTAAAGCCTAAGGACAAGATTTCAATTGCCATATTTCTGGTATATGAAGTTTTCCAGGACTAAGACTAAAACAAACAGCTAAGTCTCCCTCCAAAGTAAGAAATGGAAATATGATATGGGGGGGCAATTTTTTTGCTTACCTACAGATGAATTTTCTGAAGTTCTTTATGCACTGAACATAAGAGAACGTAAGGATGATTAGCTTTTTGGTTTTGACACATAACCTTTGGAAACTCTTGAGTTAGGATTAACTATTCCTCACTAAATATAGTTATATCCAGAAGCAGTGCACAagctggaataatttttttatttacttcatTAACGTGGTATTCCAGATGCAGATCTGGCTTCCAGTGTCCTGATCACTGTACTTacttacaaaaaataaaatggctAAGTTCATTTGAAGAATGTTTACACTGGTTGTGCAACAGGCcagttttttaaattcagaattGTTTGCTAGGTCCAGAGGGGACCAGTGAGGTCaaagacaaattattttgaCAACCTATTGTGAATACTGCTTAAATATCCTAAGACTCATTCAACATTTTTATGTAAAAAGCTCACAGGAGGGTTAATAAACCATTAAGTTGGTAATAAAAGCATGCAAACCcatgaaaacagaagaaaaagattaaCAGGTTATCTCGCTTTATCACATATTCTAAGCTTTACGCCTCCATTACCGCTGACCCCTTAAAACAGATTCCTTTGGTTTGGTGTtccttttcacattttaaaatgtaacagaaGTAAGTATCAAGACTTCAAGCATTTTATTGCCAGGAACATAGTAGGAAACATGGAGGCCAGGCCAACACTTTGTGCCATTAATTGCTTTTGAagtctgcttttctttcttcttaaagAACACTcgcaaaaaaaaattatccaatGTAAACAGTATCTCaacagatttaaaaatctgATAATGGAATTGTAGCTTTAAATCACTAGGACAAGTTGAACAAActagatttttctttcagaacaaCATAAAAATGAAGATGGTATGATTCCACTTCATTAAACAGATAACATATCTACTTAAGACAAACAGAAGAATATCTCCAAGTATTCAGTTACATGTCTTTACCATAAAAGAAATGTATGAATTGCttataaaatgcttttatttatttaggaaaCACAAATCCTAAAATTAAAGACACTGTATTAACATCATAAAGGTTACTAACTGTTTCCTGTTCTGCAATCTACACACTGAATTGACAACCTGGTAAAAATCTCTGCAATTTATATTAAGAATATTACCTTGTGTGTAGGCAGCATCATCAGATCCCATACTCAATTTCCGTGCATCACTGATCCTATCCACATGTGCTAAAACAGGGTCAGTAAGATGCTGGATACCCTCTGGTTCAACATAGTGATCAGGAAGGTTTAGAAGGTTTGTAGGTTCAAAAGTTGGGGATACTACCCCTGGGGAAACTGCAGGGGGCTTATTTGGAgaaactgtaattttaaaagtatattttgTGTTAGGCTGAGTAACAACCACTCGAGGAGAAGTTGCAGTGGTGCTGTTGCCCACTGCTCGACTCTTGGGTGGATGGTGATGAATAAATGCAGGACCCATGCTTACTTGACCAGACATATTCCTAGCAGTAGTAGATACTCCAGGATTTGTGGATATGAAAAGCGTGGGCTGGTTCCGCACAAGTTGATCATCTCCTGTTGTGGCATTTGCTGAAATGTAGACCTTGGGCTGACCACGTGTGATCACTTCATCAGTATTTGGAGGACTGGCCGATATGTAAACAGTGGGCTGACTTCTACTTAATGTCTGGCTATTGAGGGAAGAGGGAACGGTGGAGGTGCGAGGGCCAGTTGAACGCAATTTAGAAGAACTGTTTCTTTGTGGCGGTTCAAGTTTGATTTCAATTTGATTTTTGCGAGGTCCTGTGGATATATTTTGAATGTTGTATTGGCTATGAGCAGAAGATTGTGAGCTACCAGATGAATGAATCATAGGTGCTTGTGGAGTAGTAGGAGAACTGATAGGCATGTACACATGAGAAGTCTGGTGGCCTTGCTGGTTTGGCTGTGTTGAGTGTTGCGATGAGGTATGTGGCGTAGTACTGGATGTAGGAATAGTAGTCCAGGGACTTGGCTGTGAAGGCTGGTagacttgctgagggtgcatgGGATTAAACTGagatgcccagcctggctgctgctgtgtttgccgAGCAGTACCACTAGGAGCTGTGATGTAAGGCCTAATATAGATAGAATTTCCCTGGGGACTGTTAAGTACAGGAGGAGGTACACCATGTATGTGCAAAGACGTTGGGGTATTGCGACCAGGCTGAATGTTTGGGGCTAAAGTTACCATAATGGGGTTGAATCTGGGTGTTTGTTGAGACAAGTTAGATACTCCTTTGCTGCCTAGGTGAAATCCAAGATGCTGCCCTGGATTAGAAGCACTAACTGTATTAGCCATCCCAAAGACATTAAATCCTTGTGGAACCTGTGCAGGTGCTGTCTGTGGTTCCTGCTGAAACAGTTCATTGTTGGACTGACTGGTTTGAAGGTGTCCATCACTAACACTGTGAGCTAGAGTCCTACTTCCATTCATTCTACTTCCTTCTCTTCCATGGTgatagacattctgtgactgcAAATCCAAATTAAGAGATGTCATGTGATTTCGTAGTCCAGGAATCCCAGAATCATCCGAAAAACTCAGGTCTCCTTCACCGTAGAGATATTTTGTGCTCTCTTGAGAGAGAACTGCACAACAGGCATCCAAATTATTGTTATTCTAAAAAAGACAGATGAAAGTTTGACATTACTGATAAAATACTGTCACAGTTATGTATGAATACATCCAATCACAActgaaaaatgaacaatacaACATCAGATAGAAAGCTTTAGGTGGCTGGCTAGCGTAGCTGCTCTATACACACAAGGGGCTTGCCTGTGAAGCtcactgctctgggaacagTGACTGAGCCAGTAGCACCAAGGGCAGAGTTCTGCATTGCCTCTGAAGCAGCGACAGGGAGATCCTGCACCTTGGAAAGCTAGCTTTATACAGTATGATACACCTTGGATGAATACCTTCCCTATTCCTTCTCAGTTTCAGACCATCTTCAGCAGAGACCAAAGCTCTGGCTTTAGGGAGGAAAATGACAGCAGGAATGGATTCATAGCATCTGCATAGTATTGATTAataacttaaaaacaaaaataaaaacatgtttattttaaatgttttcccAAACACTTCAATACCAGTTATGCATTACCTCCTGCTGAAAACAAAGTGAATCTTATGAAGAGAAGAAATACACAGACTAAAGAAACTGTACATGACTtcagaagaaatgcaaaaattcaGTTTATACAAATACATCAATGACCATTCTTTTGTAAGATCAAAACTATTAATTGAAAACCCAGAGGacatttgtattttcattttaaatcacTGCTTGCAAAGCtttgaaatactttttatttgtaCCTTTTAAATCTAGTAATAGGATGACTTGGAACAGAAACCACAACCTAGCTAACTCTTTTTTCAAGAACATTTCAGATGCAAACCGCTAATCTCTTCTCCCTTTCCACATGTGTAATAATATTGTACTCTAATCTTCCCAACTGAGTTTCCTACATGAGGATTGTTAGAAAGAGTGAACATACATCAGTGACCTAATTTCTTCATACTGTGCACCATGCTTATCACTTTTCACACAGAACCTCCCACCCCTCAAGAAATAAAGGTTAATACTTTCAGCCAGAAGAGCACCTGTTCAGGCCTACGTCATTAACACTAAATAGGTGGCAAATCCATGTCGCACAGAGAAACAGTTACTAGAAAATATGCATGtgatcaaggaaaaaaagtgcaTGTGCCAAGTAGCAACGTTATCAGTTAGTTAAAAAGTAACACAACCAGATAAACTGATTCATGCTACATGCTTtctattttgtcatttttgttaAACTAGCAGACATTTCTCATTCTTCAACCACTATGAAGGTGACAGTGTTGTGCAGCCATAGCAAGACTATCTCTACCTCACagatgtacaaaaaaaaaaaagaaaaaggaaaacagaagtggGAGAGGGATGACAAGGCTAAACTTcacccacaaaaccaaaactatgTGTTCATACAGACCAGATACAGTTCTGAATTCTtccaaattaaagaaaaaaaaatcccaaaaaaaccctagccacagaactttttaaaatgacagGATTCTCTAAAGGCTATCTATCGAGCCAGCGCTATATATTGCTGCAAAAAAGTATTCAGCGATATGAAAATGGATCAAATTGATGATACACATATTGGCTCTAGTTTGGAATAAGCACCAGAGGATGAAGTAATCAAAGGAAGTTAGTAGTGAAGAAAGGAAACACACGGACAGAACAGTGGTAAGATAAGAACAATAGCCTGGTATTTGTtgcaaaggagaaaagggagccagaaaagggaaaaagataGGATGCCACAGAAAAACAAGCTAGAAAGATCTCAAAGGCAGATTTTGCATGAAgtgaattaaaattattaacagaAAGGCCAAAAATACCAAACCAAAAAGGAACAGGCCAAGCTTGCAAGGCCCTTACATTCAGCTTGAATGCATTTCTttggacaatttttttttcttttttaagaccGCATCCAATCAATTCCAAAATTTCAGTGACGTCAATGAGAAAATTGGAGAACTCAAAGGGGAAACGGGGGCACATGGAACCCCTGGCATCTTCTGGCTGGCAGAGGCAGAGTTTCAACCGCTTCTAGCTCTTTACAGATCAGAGAACCGGTTGATGGCAGAACTGAGCATATTCCAGCAAAACAATACCCCTCATCTTATCTCTGCCCATGTCCCATTTGAGTTTAAAATGTTGGCAccctgaaagagaaagaaaaaaaaaagaaagaataagaaTGCTGGAGGGAAATGAGGAAGCAAGGAGAGGACGTAGACTTGAGGAGCAGGTACAGAATGCTCCGGACACAAAAAACAGAATAACAAGGAACAATGTCCACTGACTGTGGGCACTGCAGTGACTCCTTTAAATGAGAAGAATGGGAGATCTGAATGCAGGAGGCTTGTTGGGAAGAACAGAGGGATACAAAACTTCTTAGGAATATTTAGTGCTGTCAGCCCAAGACCTTTTACTACCTAGATTAAGCTGGTTTAGGTTTCTTCCTATTAGCTCTTTGGTGGTCCTCTGCTGTTAGCATGCTATATATCGTTTAGGTATTTCAATAAAGGGCTATTTACCTTGAGGTATTTGCATATTCTCTTTATCCCtaattttttcattataaaCATATAATGCTATAAATCTTCCTTTAGAAACAAGCTGTGTTTGTTTACAAGGAATTCATGAAGGATGACTGAAGTATCTGTACATTTTTTCTCCACAATTCACAGTTATCCAAAGAAATTTTCCTTGTAATAAAAGCCTCATCAATAATATTATAAACTGCATAATTGCTTATATTCTTTCAGATTCTCACTTGGGGTATGACTCCTAGCTTAAAAAGAATTTCACCCTGACATACGATGGCTGCACATAAGGTACTGTGGGGACAAGGCACTTTGTATACCAAATGTCCTCAAGTACTTGTCTTTGATCTGAAATACACTTATTGCCTTTCTTGGAAATTCCTTCCACTATGTTCAGCTACAAGGTGACAGAACTCAGGATTCAGATACTGTTCCAGCAGCATTGAAACATGCGCACCAGAACTctcaaattctgcttttcaatCTTTCCCATCAGTCCAAATACAAAATTTGTTGGTTTGAAGAGGTCACGTTAGGCAGCTTTTATAACAAccccaaacaaatcaaaacacaacaaacaaacaagaccCCAAGCCAGAGAGTAGCAAAGCTAGAAGGTGACTCAGAGAAACCAGAGCTCATGAAATttcaaaaaaacaccaacatgACAGGATTTTCTTGGTGAGTCTTAGTTCACAAAAAAGGCAGCTTTCCAGTGTGACAAATTAGTTTAACAATACTGCACACACAGAACATTAATTACTTTAGACTGTTTTTGAAAGATTCTCTTATGAAAGCTGACTTAGAACACTTCCTCAAAATCTAAACCCATCCCCATAAATCTGTCATATGGGATACACAGTATCTTTTCTTCACAGTTATAAAACTCCTTTCATTTAAAGAGATCCACTGTATTCAATGTTACGAAGACCGCTGACTCTATTAAAGACAAGCattagtttttaaatttatcaAGAATTACATTCAAAAGATGATTACTGATGCATTCACTCCATCAAGTCTACAGACCTTGCTGAACAAGCAGCTCTCGTGTTCGAAGAACAAAACTGTACTTGTAGTATAGAGTCCTACAGGGCACTAACAAAAATAGCAGTGTACAATCCTGAGAACAAGTACAGGCAATTTATACTCTGGTTCAGTTTCCATTTCAgctaaataatgaaaaagaaagaactggAGAAAGCTTGAAACTTCATGAGCCCCAAGCAGAATTTTGCCACCTTGCAAATCAAAGCCAATTTTGTTGATGGAATGCACTTTTTACAACTTCTTATTCTAGAAAGACCGGAGAGTCGTGATAAAGTCTTGGCAATATGAATGTTAAATTGTCACAGACACTTTTCCCAGCAGTACGAACACTTTATTTGAATGCATTATGTGTGTGAGTACATATACATATGTAAGTatagaaaaatatgtatttcatacataaaaatacatataaatagcAAGACAAAAAATTAGGATATAAAGAATGTTGAATCATAACCACAGTTGTCCTAGCCACACTCCAAAGAAGTTAGCTTCTGGGAAGCCATAACATCTTTTTTCCTATCAGTGTATACTGATAATCAGTATGACTACTTGGATAATTCTCTCATTAACCAGAGTAAATCAAATGTTGAGTATcttagaataaaaaagaaaatcagctaTTATGGATGCTTTGAATTGatggaaaatgcaaagcaaacacGTCTAAGCAACACAGTTAAATAAGTCAAATCTACCAACATAAGTTAACTCCAGGCATTTAGGTGTCCCTGTTGGGCTTTGAAGGGACATTAATTTATCTTCTGAAGTAGCTAACATGATACAGAACAAGAAGCTGAAACAAAATACGGTATGTGCTCTGATAGTAGCAGCATTAAAAACAGATAGCTGCATGTAGAAGTTGAGAATATGCAGCTTTAGCACTAACTACACAACTGGTCAAAAATGATTTTTTACTATCAAGCCCAACAAAAATCCAATAATTAATTACATAAACTCCAAACGTACAGCAAAAAAATGAAGCCCATCTGGCAGCCAAAGCCCTGGGCAG
This window of the Ammospiza nelsoni isolate bAmmNel1 chromosome 3, bAmmNel1.pri, whole genome shotgun sequence genome carries:
- the TAB2 gene encoding TGF-beta-activated kinase 1 and MAP3K7-binding protein 2 isoform X2; translated protein: MAQGSQQIDIQVLHDLRQKFPENNNNLDACCAVLSQESTKYLYGEGDLSFSDDSGIPGLRNHMTSLNLDLQSQNVYHHGREGSRMNGSRTLAHSVSDGHLQTSQSNNELFQQEPQTAPAQVPQGFNVFGMANTVSASNPGQHLGFHLGSKGVSNLSQQTPRFNPIMVTLAPNIQPGRNTPTSLHIHGVPPPVLNSPQGNSIYIRPYITAPSGTARQTQQQPGWASQFNPMHPQQVYQPSQPSPWTTIPTSSTTPHTSSQHSTQPNQQGHQTSHVYMPISSPTTPQAPMIHSSGSSQSSAHSQYNIQNISTGPRKNQIEIKLEPPQRNSSSKLRSTGPRTSTVPSSLNSQTLSRSQPTVYISASPPNTDEVITRGQPKVYISANATTGDDQLVRNQPTLFISTNPGVSTTARNMSGQVSMGPAFIHHHPPKSRAVGNSTTATSPRVVVTQPNTKYTFKITVSPNKPPAVSPGVVSPTFEPTNLLNLPDHYVEPEGIQHLTDPVLAHVDRISDARKLSMGSDDAAYTQALLVHQKARMERLQRELEVQKKKLDKLKSEVNEMENNLTRRRLKRSNSVSQIPSLEEMQQLRSCNRQLQIDIDCLTKEIDLFQARGPHFNPSAIHNFYDNIGFLGPVPPKPKDQRSIVKTPKTVPDTDEDEGAQWSCTACTFLNHPALNRCEQCEMPRHF
- the TAB2 gene encoding TGF-beta-activated kinase 1 and MAP3K7-binding protein 2 isoform X1; amino-acid sequence: MAQGSQQIDIQVLHDLRQKFPEVPEGVVSRCMLQNNNNLDACCAVLSQESTKYLYGEGDLSFSDDSGIPGLRNHMTSLNLDLQSQNVYHHGREGSRMNGSRTLAHSVSDGHLQTSQSNNELFQQEPQTAPAQVPQGFNVFGMANTVSASNPGQHLGFHLGSKGVSNLSQQTPRFNPIMVTLAPNIQPGRNTPTSLHIHGVPPPVLNSPQGNSIYIRPYITAPSGTARQTQQQPGWASQFNPMHPQQVYQPSQPSPWTTIPTSSTTPHTSSQHSTQPNQQGHQTSHVYMPISSPTTPQAPMIHSSGSSQSSAHSQYNIQNISTGPRKNQIEIKLEPPQRNSSSKLRSTGPRTSTVPSSLNSQTLSRSQPTVYISASPPNTDEVITRGQPKVYISANATTGDDQLVRNQPTLFISTNPGVSTTARNMSGQVSMGPAFIHHHPPKSRAVGNSTTATSPRVVVTQPNTKYTFKITVSPNKPPAVSPGVVSPTFEPTNLLNLPDHYVEPEGIQHLTDPVLAHVDRISDARKLSMGSDDAAYTQALLVHQKARMERLQRELEVQKKKLDKLKSEVNEMENNLTRRRLKRSNSVSQIPSLEEMQQLRSCNRQLQIDIDCLTKEIDLFQARGPHFNPSAIHNFYDNIGFLGPVPPKPKDQRSIVKTPKTVPDTDEDEGAQWSCTACTFLNHPALNRCEQCEMPRHF